The Ruminococcaceae bacterium BL-4 region AAAGCATGATATAATGGCAATAGAAACAAAGGAGGGGTCCTCATGCTGACTAAAAGCCAACAAAAGGTTTATGATTATTTAAAGAAAAGGACACAAAGCGGACTTCCGCCTACGGTACGTGAAATCTGCATTGCAACAGGACTTAAGTCCACTTCCAGCGTTCATGCACATTTAAAGACATTGGAAAGATTAGGGCTTATCACCCGAGACGCCGGTCTTAACCGCGCAATTCATATGGCGGGAGAAACACCCGCGATTCAGGTCCCAATTATTGGCCGTGTCGCTGCAGGGCAACCAATTCTTGCCGTACAGGAAAACGAAGGCTATATTTCCTACTC contains the following coding sequences:
- the lexA gene encoding LexA repressor; translation: MLTKSQQKVYDYLKKRTQSGLPPTVREICIATGLKSTSSVHAHLKTLERLGLITRDAGLNRAIHMAGETPAIQVPIIGRVAAGQPILAVQENEGYISYSPKNKSGEYFALNVHGESMINAGILDGDIVIAVQTPTASDGEIVVALIEDEATVKRFFKEKDRVRLQPENPDFSPIYSKEVRILGRVVADYRYYEP